A window of Pomacea canaliculata isolate SZHN2017 linkage group LG3, ASM307304v1, whole genome shotgun sequence contains these coding sequences:
- the LOC112559718 gene encoding fatty acyl-CoA reductase 1-like — MCDFQTFTVDSDHTMNMEQQNAQGADHEEHPLLLQNHTDFTEVKNLGGDGGELTVPKFYAGKCVFVTGATGFMGKVLIEKLLRCCPDIEQIYCLVRPKNSQDVQKRLNELLDCKLFDRLRRERPDFDKHISPICGDILLPELGISDADKHFLEDNVHIVFHSAATVKFDETLRVATQMNVVAVQKMIALCKNFKHLEALVHVSTAYANCDRPHIEETIYTPPVEPQKIIDVLEWMDDEMVELFTKKLLREKPNTYTYTKQLAEWVLFTQGTGLPIAIVRPSIVGATWKEPFPGWIDNYNGPSGLYIATGKGILRSMKGESNAVADLVPVDIPINVMITVAWYTAVARPRQIMIYHTTTGNLNPFTWGQMENEVVRTYKQTPLDACFRRPKVVFTNNSYLHDYWLFVSHLVPAYVADLGYRLVGQKPRMVRIYRKLHRSLDTLSFFTCNSWSWANNNTEMLRHQLTQQDRKIFYFDPRHLHWPTYIEDYCLGAKKYLLNEDLAGLPAARAQIRKLRNIRYMFNTLIAVVLWRTLIARSQIARNVWYLIVSLVFKFVRYFRITSSM, encoded by the exons ATGTGCGATTTTCAAACATTCACTGTTGATAGTGATCATACGATGAACATGGAACAACAAAATGCACAGGGAGCAGATCACGAGGAGCACCCGCTTCTTCTGCAAAACCACACAGATTTTACAGAAGTCAAAAATTTGGGTGGAGATGGAGGGGAGCTGACTGTTCCCAAATTTTATGCTGGAAAGTGTGTTTTTGTTACTGGTGCAACAGGTTTCATGGGGAAGGTTTTGATAGAAAAATTACTGCGATGTTGTCCAGATATTGAACAGATTTACTGCCTGGTCCGTCCCAAGAACAGTCAAGATGTGCAGAAGCGACTAAATGAGCTGTTAGACTGTAAG CTGTTTGACAGACTTCGAAGAGAGCGACCTGATTTTGACAAACACATTTCTCCAATATGTGGTGATATTTTACTGCCAGAATTGGGCATATCTGATGCTGACAAGCATTTCTTAGAAGATAATGTACATATTGTTTTCCACAGTGCAGCCACTGTTAAATTTGACGAGACCCTCAG AGTTGCCACACAGATGAATGTTGTTGCAGTCCAGAAGATGATTGctctttgtaaaaattttaaGCATTTAGAG GCTTTGGTCCATGTATCAACTGCCTATGCAAACTGTGACCGGCCACATATCGAAGAGACTATCTACACACCACCTGTAGAACCACAGAAAATCATTGATGTGCTTGA atggatggatgatgaaaTGGTAGAACTGTTTACAAAGAAACTTCTTCGTGAAAAACCCAACACCTATACTTACACCAAACAACTAGCTGAGTGGGTACTGTTTACCCAAGGGACAGGTCTTCCCATTGCCATTGTGAGGCCATCTATTGTTGGTGCTACCTGGAAGGAACCTTTTCCT ggcTGGATAGATAATTACAATGGTCCCTCTGGATTATACATAGCG ACCGGAAAAGGCATTCTTCGCTCTATGAAAGGAGAGTCAAATGCTGTGGCAGATTTAGTACCAGTAGATATTCCCATCAATGTGATGATAACAGTAGCCTGGTATACAGCTGTAGCCCGGCCTCGTCAGATAATGATCTACCATACCACTACTGGCAACCTCAACCCTTTCACTTGGGGACAGATGG AAAATGAAGTGGTAAGGACTTACAAACAGACACCACTCGATGCTTGTTTCAGGCGGCCAAAAGTAGTGTTTACAAATAACAG TTACCTTCATGACTACTGGCTGTTTGTAAGTCACCTTGTTCCTGCATATGTCGCAGATTTAGGCTACCGGCTGGTTGGGCAGAAGCCTAG GATGGTTAGGATATATCGCAAATTGCATCGATCTTTGGACACATTGTCCTTCTTCACTTGCAACTCCTGGTCATGGGCTAACAATAACACAGAAATGCTGCGCCATCAGTTAACACAGCAAGACCGCAAG ATATTCTATTTTGACCCTCGTCATCTTCACTGGCCCACCTACATAGAGGACTACTGCTTGGGGGCCAAAAAGTACCTCCTCAATGAGGATTTAGCTGGTCTGCCTGCTGCCCGTGCTCAGATTAGAAA ACTGCGCAACATTCGCTACATGTTCAATACACTCATTGCTGTGGTTCTGTGGCGCACACTGATTGCTCGTTCACAGATTGCCCGTAATGTTTGGTATCTCATTGTAAGCCTGGTCTTCAAATTTGTCCGCTACTTTCGCATCACAAGCTCTATGTAA